Proteins encoded within one genomic window of Triticum aestivum cultivar Chinese Spring chromosome 2D, IWGSC CS RefSeq v2.1, whole genome shotgun sequence:
- the LOC123049371 gene encoding uncharacterized protein isoform X1 has protein sequence MSPLHPPHLHFRKLKKRARAAIGSGSGSGSHHPAAKARKGLAAILYKLRDVHRPPSSPPSPSPSPSTPHHRQLCYPPAPSTWPWPSCRHPRTSSFRARPGDAAAVVYRTANTVYDTPSEHFMRRPSVDEASCSGRNSFAVSGQAAVDREPEAEERKELRLRETAVVCGVRSERLFFEPAGAGFFSPTQVMHSGDAWQDRRHHHGRGRRGRRSDHRAGRQDRAEAGRLLRAEGWRGGGINGVGGPVRRLPSVHGGDGGGARSAGLGGPGGAPGVVPQAQRQGRPRRHRGRLRGPAREPGDPAESVPAVAVAVVVVHNFRGLLVGHLRRRREVLIRNSF, from the exons ATGTCTCCCCTGCACCCTCCCCACCTGCATTTCCGCAAGCTCAAGAAGCGCGCGCGCGCCGCcatcggcagcggcagcggcagcggcagccacCACCCCGCCGCCAAGGCCAGGAAGGGCCTCGCCGCCATCCTGTACAAGCTCCGCGACGTGCAccgcccgccgtcctcgccgccctcGCCATCTCCGTCGCCGTCGACCCCGCACCACCGGCAGCTCTGCTACCCGCCGGCCCCGTCCACGTGGCCGTGGCCGTCGTGCCGTCACCCACGCACCAGCTCGTTCCGCGCGCGCCCGGGGGATGCCGCGGCCGTCGTGTACCGCACCGCGAACACAGTGTACGACACACCGTCGGAGCACTTCATGCGGCGCCCGTCTGTGGATGAAGCGTCGTGCAGTGGCCGGAACTCCTTCGCCGTGTCGGGACAGGCTGCCGTGGATCGGGAGCCGGAGGCGGAGGAGAGAAAGGAGCTGCGGTTGCGTGAGACTGCCGTCGTGTGCGGCGTGCGGTCGGAACGGCTCTTCTTCGAGCCGGCCGGCGCAGGGTTCTTCTCGCCCACGCAGGTTATGCATT CCGGAGACGCTTGGCAAGACCGAAGACATCACCACGGACGCGGCCGCCGAGGACGAAGAAGCGACCACCGTGCCGGTCGGCAAGACCGAGCAGAAGCCGGCAGATTACTCCGAGCTGaaggctggcgcggtggtggtaTCAATGGAGTCGGAGGACCCGTACGGCGACTTCCGAGCGTCCATGGCGGAGATGGTGGTGGCGCACGGTCTGCGGGACTGGGAGGACCTGGAGGAGCTCCTGGCGTGGTACCTCAAGCTCAACGCCAAGGGCGTCCACGGCGTCATCGTGGCCGCCTTCGTGGACCTGCTCGTGAGCCTGGCGACCCCGCCGAGTCCGTCCCTGCCGTCgcagtcgccgtcgtcgtcgtgcaTAACTTTCGAGGATTACTCGTCGGCCACCTTCGACGACGAAGAGAAGTGCTGATCAGGAACTCGTTTtga
- the LOC123049371 gene encoding transcription repressor OFP13 isoform X2 — protein sequence MSPLHPPHLHFRKLKKRARAAIGSGSGSGSHHPAAKARKGLAAILYKLRDVHRPPSSPPSPSPSPSTPHHRQLCYPPAPSTWPWPSCRHPRTSSFRARPGDAAAVVYRTANTVYDTPSEHFMRRPSVDEASCSGRNSFAVSGQAAVDREPEAEERKELRLRETAVVCGVRSERLFFEPAGAGFFSPTQPETLGKTEDITTDAAAEDEEATTVPVGKTEQKPADYSELKAGAVVVSMESEDPYGDFRASMAEMVVAHGLRDWEDLEELLAWYLKLNAKGVHGVIVAAFVDLLVSLATPPSPSLPSQSPSSSCITFEDYSSATFDDEEKC from the exons ATGTCTCCCCTGCACCCTCCCCACCTGCATTTCCGCAAGCTCAAGAAGCGCGCGCGCGCCGCcatcggcagcggcagcggcagcggcagccacCACCCCGCCGCCAAGGCCAGGAAGGGCCTCGCCGCCATCCTGTACAAGCTCCGCGACGTGCAccgcccgccgtcctcgccgccctcGCCATCTCCGTCGCCGTCGACCCCGCACCACCGGCAGCTCTGCTACCCGCCGGCCCCGTCCACGTGGCCGTGGCCGTCGTGCCGTCACCCACGCACCAGCTCGTTCCGCGCGCGCCCGGGGGATGCCGCGGCCGTCGTGTACCGCACCGCGAACACAGTGTACGACACACCGTCGGAGCACTTCATGCGGCGCCCGTCTGTGGATGAAGCGTCGTGCAGTGGCCGGAACTCCTTCGCCGTGTCGGGACAGGCTGCCGTGGATCGGGAGCCGGAGGCGGAGGAGAGAAAGGAGCTGCGGTTGCGTGAGACTGCCGTCGTGTGCGGCGTGCGGTCGGAACGGCTCTTCTTCGAGCCGGCCGGCGCAGGGTTCTTCTCGCCCACGCAG CCGGAGACGCTTGGCAAGACCGAAGACATCACCACGGACGCGGCCGCCGAGGACGAAGAAGCGACCACCGTGCCGGTCGGCAAGACCGAGCAGAAGCCGGCAGATTACTCCGAGCTGaaggctggcgcggtggtggtaTCAATGGAGTCGGAGGACCCGTACGGCGACTTCCGAGCGTCCATGGCGGAGATGGTGGTGGCGCACGGTCTGCGGGACTGGGAGGACCTGGAGGAGCTCCTGGCGTGGTACCTCAAGCTCAACGCCAAGGGCGTCCACGGCGTCATCGTGGCCGCCTTCGTGGACCTGCTCGTGAGCCTGGCGACCCCGCCGAGTCCGTCCCTGCCGTCgcagtcgccgtcgtcgtcgtgcaTAACTTTCGAGGATTACTCGTCGGCCACCTTCGACGACGAAGAGAAGTGCTGA